The sequence below is a genomic window from Rhodococcus sp. 4CII.
GCGTCGGGCAACTCGTCGGGGACGTGGACGCTGCCCGCCGCCCGCAGCAAGGTGAGACCGGGTTCCGGGATCGGGGTGGTGACGTAGAACCGGGCGTCGCTCATCGGCCACCGCCGATGACCCACTCGAACGCGGCGGCATTGGAGCGTGCGCCCTGCGCGGCCTTGGACCGGTTGGTCTCGCCGAGTTCGGCGAGCGTCTTCTCGGACAGTTCGACGAGCGACCCGAACAGGCCGGGGGTCAGCCAGTCCGGGCGGGTGGCGAACAGGAGGTCCTCGCTGGCGGTGTTGCCGCTGGCACCGGGCGCGAACGGGCACCCGCCGAGTCCGCCGAGGGCGCCGTCGACGGTCATCGCCCCGGCCGCGACCGCGGCGAGGCTGTTCGCGACTCCCAGGCCCCACGTGTCGTGCCCGTGGTAGACGATGCCGCGCTGCGGGGTTTCCAGCCGGACCCGGGAGACGAGCGAGTAGACCTCGGCGGGGACGGCCTGGCCGAGGGTGTCGCAGACGACGACGTCGACGGCGCCGTGGGCGCGTGGATCATTGGCGATGTCGATCACCCGCTGCTCCGGCACCCGGCCCTCGAACGGGCAGGTGAACGACGTCGCGATACACAGCTGGATGCTGCCGCCGACCTCCCGCGCGAGTTCGATCGCCGCCGGCATCGCGGCGAGACTGTCCTCGGTGGAGCGGCCGATGTTCGCCTGGTTGTGCGAATCGGAGGCGGAGAAGCAGTACTGGAAATGGCGGGCGCCGGCCGCGGCGGCCTTCTCCACGTGCCGGGGCGTCGCCACCCACACCCAGCAGCGATCGAGTTCCTCCGGGGTCAGCTCCGAGATCACCTCGACGGTGTTCGCCATCGGCGGGACCAGGTCGGGGCGGGCCATCGACCCGATCTCGAGAGCAGGGACGCCGAGTTCGAGCAGTCTCCGGGCGATCTCGAGCTTCCGGGCGGTGGGCAGCATCTTGCCCGTCAGCTGCAGTCCGTCACGCAACGTGACGTCGCGGAGCAGGGTGCGTGATTCGAAGGTCTGCGTCATGAGGTGCCACCTACTGTGTTGTCGACGATGGAGTCGATCTGTTCCGGGGTCTTGCCGAGCAGTGTCTCGAGGACCTCCCGGGTGTGCTCACCGAGATCCGGTCCGACGTTGCGGATGGGCAGCGACTGTCCGCCGATCACCGGGACGATGCCGGGGAAGCCGACCTGCTTCGGCTCGGCCTCACCCGTGTCGACGGTGAACTGCTGAATCATGTTGCGGGCCGCGTACTGTTCGTCGCTGCAGATGTCGGCGGCCGTGTTGATCGGACCGGACGGCACTCCGGCGGTGTCGAGGATTTTCAGCGCCTCGTCGCGCGAATACTGAATCGTCCACTCGCCGATCGCCGCGTCGAGTTCGTCGCGGCGCGCCCACCGTCCCGCATTGGTGGACAGGTCCGGGTCGGCGCCGAGGTCGGGGCGTCCGATGGTCTCCATGTAGCGCTGGAAGATGGCGTCACCGTTGCCGGCGATGATGATGCTGTTGCCGTCGCTGCAGATGTACGCGTTCGACGGGGCGATGCCCTCCATCCGGCCGCCGACGCGTTCGCGTTTGACGCCGTACGCGAGGTAATCGGGGATCAGCGACTCCATCATCGACAGGATCGATTCGTTGAGCGCGACGTCGATGATCCGATGCGGCAGCGACGGACCCTGCGCTCCGGCCACCTTCGCGGCCTCCCGCTGGAACAGGGCCATCACCGCCCCGAACGCCGCGTAGAGGCCGGCGATCGAATCTCCGATCGACACCCCCACCCGCACCGGGGGCCGGTCCGGGTCGCCGACGAGTTCACGGAAACCGCCGGCGGCCTCGGCGACCGCGGCGAACCCCGGTCGCTGCGACATCGGCCCGGTCTGCCCGAACGCCGAGATGCGGGTGATCACGAGGTCCGGATTGGCCGCGTTCAGCGCGTCCGGTCCGATGCCCCACTTCTCCAGGGTGCCGGGCCGGAAGTTCTCCAGCAGGATGTCGCATTCGGCGGCGAGGTCCAGGACCAGCTGCCGGCCCTCCTCCGTGCGCAGGTCCAGCACGATCGACTTCTTGTTCCGGTTGATCGTGCGGTACAGCATCGACGTGTCGCCGGAGTAGAGCCGCCAGTTGCGCAGTTCGTCGCCGGTCTTCGGACGTTCCACCTTGATGACCTCGGCGCCGAAGTCGGCGAGCAGCCGGCCCGCCGTCGGGGCGGCGATGTAATTGCCGAGTTCGAGAACCCGCACTCCGTCGAGTGGCCGAATCGTGTTGTCGGAGAACATGGTGATCCTTAACTGATAGTGACGCTCAGAGAACGAGGCTCATGGGCAGGACGAGCAGTATGGCGACGACCGATGCCACTGATACTCCCACCGAACACGTCTTCAGCGTGCCGCGTGTGGTCTGACCCATCAAGGATTGCAGCAGCCAGAACGTGTTGCTGGTGACGTGCACCGCGAACAGGGAACCGGCGCCGGCCGCGAGGGCGATGAGGACGGGGTCGAGGCCGAGGGTCGGCGCGATGGGTGCGAGGACGCCTGCCGCGGTGATGGCGGAGATGGTCACGGAACCGACGGCGACGTGGAGGACGGCGGCGATCACCCAGACCATCAGCAGCGGAGCCGCGTGATTGGCGGTGAAGTACTGGCCGAGGATGTCGCCGAGTCCGGCGGCGGCGATGGTCGCGGCGAGCGACCCGCCCACACCGGTCAGGATGAGGATCTGGCCGCTCTCGCTGAACCCGCTGGCGATCGCCTTCTGAACGCGATGCTGCCCGACGGTGATCCGTCCGACGAAACTGGTGCCGATCAGACCGATCAACAGCGCGATCAGCGGTTCCGACACGAACGAGACGACCGGGTTGCTGATGTCGGCGATGTCCAGGATCGCGCCGGTCGCGATGAGCAGGAGCGAGACGAGCAGCGGAGCGAGGAGCAGGATCAGGGGGCGGTCGTGCTGTGTCCGCTCGGCGGTGACGGCCTCGGTGCGCTGCGCCTGGGCGACGCCCCCGCCGACGTCGGGTCGCGGGGCGGTGCCGCCGCTTCCGCCGTCGGTCCAGGTCTCTTCCTCGTCGTCGACGACCGTCTGGTGAAAGTGCTCCTCGTCCTTCTCCGGGTTCCACCAACCGCGGGTGAACAGGAACGACATGATCGCCACCGAGATCGCGACGGTCGGGATCACCAGGATTAATCCGCAGATCAGCATCTTGCCGAGGGGCACACCGAGAAGTCCGGCGAGGGCGAGCGCCCCGACACCGGGAACCATGAGCACGATGCCGCACTCGAGGCCGATGGCCAGGGCGGTGGCCATGCGTGCGGTGCCGACCCGGCCGACCTTCGGTGCGAGGTTGCGGGCGAGCGGCGCCGAGATCACCAGCAGGACGTCGAGGAAGATGGATTGCAGCAGCGTCGCGATCGTCAGCGACAGCGCATAGGGCATCCGTTTCGGCCCGAATACGCGCAGCAGCGTCCCGACCAGGCGCTGGATGGCGCCCATTTCCTTCAGCATGGCGCCCATCAGGACGCCGAAAGCGATCAGCAATCCCACCTCGGCCATGATGTCGCCGAAACCGGTGCTGATGACCTTCACCGTCTCTGCCGTGCCGAGACCTGTCGTGAGTCCGAGATAGGCGGAGCCGACGACCAGCGACACCACCGGGTTGAACTTGAAACGCACGATCAACAGAACCACCGCCGCTACGGCGATCGCGGTGTTGATCAGGATTTCTACATCTGACATATGCGCGTCCTTACGAGGAGGCGGGGCAGTGACTGGTGTCACAAGTACACCCATATTATGAGCACACACTCACGATATAAGCAACGGGGCC
It includes:
- a CDS encoding CaiB/BaiF CoA-transferase family protein is translated as MFSDNTIRPLDGVRVLELGNYIAAPTAGRLLADFGAEVIKVERPKTGDELRNWRLYSGDTSMLYRTINRNKKSIVLDLRTEEGRQLVLDLAAECDILLENFRPGTLEKWGIGPDALNAANPDLVITRISAFGQTGPMSQRPGFAAVAEAAGGFRELVGDPDRPPVRVGVSIGDSIAGLYAAFGAVMALFQREAAKVAGAQGPSLPHRIIDVALNESILSMMESLIPDYLAYGVKRERVGGRMEGIAPSNAYICSDGNSIIIAGNGDAIFQRYMETIGRPDLGADPDLSTNAGRWARRDELDAAIGEWTIQYSRDEALKILDTAGVPSGPINTAADICSDEQYAARNMIQQFTVDTGEAEPKQVGFPGIVPVIGGQSLPIRNVGPDLGEHTREVLETLLGKTPEQIDSIVDNTVGGTS
- a CDS encoding GntP family permease — translated: MSDVEILINTAIAVAAVVLLIVRFKFNPVVSLVVGSAYLGLTTGLGTAETVKVISTGFGDIMAEVGLLIAFGVLMGAMLKEMGAIQRLVGTLLRVFGPKRMPYALSLTIATLLQSIFLDVLLVISAPLARNLAPKVGRVGTARMATALAIGLECGIVLMVPGVGALALAGLLGVPLGKMLICGLILVIPTVAISVAIMSFLFTRGWWNPEKDEEHFHQTVVDDEEETWTDGGSGGTAPRPDVGGGVAQAQRTEAVTAERTQHDRPLILLLAPLLVSLLLIATGAILDIADISNPVVSFVSEPLIALLIGLIGTSFVGRITVGQHRVQKAIASGFSESGQILILTGVGGSLAATIAAAGLGDILGQYFTANHAAPLLMVWVIAAVLHVAVGSVTISAITAAGVLAPIAPTLGLDPVLIALAAGAGSLFAVHVTSNTFWLLQSLMGQTTRGTLKTCSVGVSVASVVAILLVLPMSLVL
- a CDS encoding hydroxymethylglutaryl-CoA lyase, producing MTQTFESRTLLRDVTLRDGLQLTGKMLPTARKLEIARRLLELGVPALEIGSMARPDLVPPMANTVEVISELTPEELDRCWVWVATPRHVEKAAAAGARHFQYCFSASDSHNQANIGRSTEDSLAAMPAAIELAREVGGSIQLCIATSFTCPFEGRVPEQRVIDIANDPRAHGAVDVVVCDTLGQAVPAEVYSLVSRVRLETPQRGIVYHGHDTWGLGVANSLAAVAAGAMTVDGALGGLGGCPFAPGASGNTASEDLLFATRPDWLTPGLFGSLVELSEKTLAELGETNRSKAAQGARSNAAAFEWVIGGGR